In Sphingomonas phyllosphaerae, one DNA window encodes the following:
- a CDS encoding Ldh family oxidoreductase, with amino-acid sequence MSEGHVRMTLDEVRAYARATLTRVGLAPAHVAAVAETIVAGERDGCGAHGLYRLLVAAHSVATGVVVPDAVPVLEQRASGVVRVDGKGGFAQLAFETGREALVAATRANGIAALAINHVVHFAALWPEVEALVEEGLVALAVTPNHAWVAPAGGTQPVFGTNPIAFGWPRKDKAPFVFDFATSAVARGEIELHRRAGKPVPADWGHAPDGSDTTDAAAVLAGAMRTFGGHKGSALALMVELLAGPLIGDLTSAESIAWDAGRKGSPLGGELILALDPAGFLGAAAAEHLARAETVFAAIEGQGARVSGARRHRLRPISARDGVFVSRQLLDDIDEVTKEKA; translated from the coding sequence ATGAGCGAGGGCCACGTCCGGATGACGCTGGACGAGGTGCGCGCCTATGCGCGCGCCACGCTGACGCGCGTCGGACTGGCACCCGCGCATGTCGCGGCGGTCGCCGAGACGATCGTGGCGGGCGAGCGCGACGGGTGCGGGGCGCATGGCCTTTACCGGCTGCTGGTTGCGGCGCATTCGGTGGCGACCGGTGTGGTGGTGCCTGACGCGGTGCCGGTGCTGGAGCAGCGCGCGAGCGGCGTCGTACGGGTCGACGGCAAGGGCGGCTTTGCGCAACTGGCGTTCGAGACCGGGCGCGAGGCATTGGTGGCGGCGACGCGCGCCAACGGCATCGCGGCGCTGGCGATCAACCATGTCGTGCATTTCGCGGCATTGTGGCCGGAAGTCGAAGCGCTGGTCGAGGAGGGTCTGGTCGCGTTGGCGGTGACCCCCAATCATGCGTGGGTCGCGCCGGCCGGGGGCACGCAGCCGGTGTTCGGGACCAACCCGATCGCGTTCGGCTGGCCGCGCAAGGACAAGGCACCCTTCGTGTTCGATTTCGCGACGAGTGCGGTGGCGCGGGGTGAGATCGAATTGCACCGTCGCGCTGGCAAGCCGGTGCCGGCCGACTGGGGCCATGCGCCCGACGGCAGCGACACGACCGACGCCGCCGCGGTGCTGGCGGGCGCGATGCGGACGTTCGGCGGGCACAAGGGATCGGCGCTGGCGCTGATGGTCGAACTGCTCGCCGGACCCCTGATCGGCGACCTGACCAGCGCGGAGTCGATCGCCTGGGACGCCGGTCGCAAGGGATCGCCGCTGGGGGGTGAGTTGATCCTCGCGCTCGATCCGGCCGGGTTCCTCGGCGCGGCGGCGGCGGAGCACCTCGCGCGCGCCGAGACGGTGTTCGCGGCGATCGAAGGGCAGGGGGCACGAGTTTCGGGCGCACGGCGGCATAGGCTGCGCCCGATCAGCGCGCGGGACGGCGTATTCGTCTCGCGCCAGCTGCTCGACGATATCGACGAAGTGACGAAGGAGAAGGCATGA
- a CDS encoding DNA-3-methyladenine glycosylase has product MNHSFFARDVVTVARALIGTTMTIDGVGGTIVETEAYDASDPASHSFSGPGQRNAAMFGPAGSAYIYRIYGLHHCLNVTCGGGAAVLIRALAPTDGVEVMRMRRATTQAEALLCAGPGRLCKALGVDLSLNNAPLDRAPFAWRDRTAEPSIAAGPRIGITRAAEVPWRFVLAGSRSLSRPPSRTQKAPPSSAEGLGWGLSKCAKRPGLTYP; this is encoded by the coding sequence ATGAACCACAGCTTCTTTGCGCGCGATGTCGTGACGGTGGCGCGCGCGCTGATCGGGACGACGATGACGATCGACGGTGTCGGCGGCACGATCGTCGAGACGGAGGCCTATGACGCCTCCGATCCCGCCTCGCACAGCTTTTCCGGCCCCGGCCAGCGCAATGCCGCGATGTTCGGTCCGGCAGGATCTGCCTACATCTACCGGATCTATGGGCTGCACCATTGTCTCAACGTCACCTGCGGCGGTGGCGCCGCGGTGCTGATCCGTGCGCTCGCACCGACCGATGGCGTCGAGGTGATGCGGATGCGCCGCGCGACGACGCAGGCCGAGGCGCTGCTCTGTGCCGGTCCCGGGCGGCTGTGCAAGGCGCTCGGCGTCGATCTGTCCTTGAACAACGCACCCTTGGACCGCGCGCCGTTCGCATGGCGTGATCGCACCGCCGAACCTTCGATCGCCGCCGGCCCGAGGATCGGCATTACCCGCGCCGCCGAGGTGCCGTGGCGCTTCGTCCTCGCCGGCTCACGGTCCCTCAGCCGCCCGCCCTCAAGAACGCAAAAAGCCCCTCCATCTTCAGCGGAGGGGTTGGGGTGGGGTCTGTCCAAATGTGCCAAGCGCCCGGGACTGACCTACCCCTGA
- a CDS encoding D-alanyl-D-alanine carboxypeptidase: MSNVLRIAMSGLALFAAVPTTAAPRAPVSQIVMDAGTGQVLEEENADRERPPASLAKMMTLLLAFEALDDGTLKPGGMLRMTAAGERQQPSRLGLRRGRTMRVDAALRAIAVISANDLAVAMGERLAGSERAFVTKMNARAAAIGMEHTRFGNATGLAPSAGRTTARDIAVLARHLIRAEARHYALFKTRTITWERQVRPNHNKLLGKVEGMDGLKTGYTVEAGFNLAASARRGSKRMIVVVMGAPTSAERDLLVANLMEAGFTEPRLRRSRR, translated from the coding sequence ATGTCAAACGTGTTGCGTATCGCGATGTCGGGCCTGGCGCTGTTCGCCGCCGTCCCGACGACCGCCGCTCCCCGCGCGCCGGTGTCCCAGATCGTCATGGATGCCGGGACCGGGCAGGTGCTGGAGGAAGAGAATGCCGATCGCGAGCGGCCGCCCGCATCGCTTGCCAAGATGATGACGCTGCTGCTCGCGTTCGAAGCGCTGGACGACGGGACGCTCAAGCCCGGCGGCATGCTGCGGATGACCGCGGCGGGCGAGCGGCAGCAGCCATCGCGGCTGGGGCTGCGGCGCGGGCGGACGATGCGCGTCGATGCGGCATTGCGCGCGATCGCAGTAATTTCCGCCAACGATCTCGCGGTCGCCATGGGCGAGCGGCTGGCGGGGAGCGAGCGCGCCTTCGTAACGAAGATGAACGCGCGCGCGGCGGCGATCGGCATGGAGCATACGCGGTTCGGCAACGCCACCGGGCTCGCGCCGAGCGCCGGGCGCACTACCGCCCGCGACATCGCGGTGCTCGCGCGGCACCTGATCCGTGCCGAGGCCAGACATTATGCGCTATTCAAGACCCGCACGATCACCTGGGAGCGGCAGGTGCGCCCCAACCACAACAAGCTGCTCGGCAAGGTCGAGGGGATGGACGGGCTGAAGACCGGCTATACCGTCGAGGCGGGTTTCAACCTCGCCGCGTCGGCGCGGCGCGGCAGCAAGCGGATGATCGTCGTGGTGATGGGGGCGCCCACCAGCGCCGAGCGCGACCTGCTGGTCGCCAATCTGATGGAGGCTGGCTTTACCGAGCCGCGCTTGCGGCGTTCGCGCCGCTGA
- a CDS encoding DUF885 family protein, with amino-acid sequence MTITLALTLLLAAPAAAQPATPPAAKSTAARASDAAFRKLSESEYAWRRTLNGPDEDAPASQNATLPDVGPAAQAAMTKRWTETMAALDRIDPAKLSPQARDDYTVYRGQISALLAEQQYREFEKPLNADTSFWMSVGGMARETYRDEPALRRYLSQLASLPRYYDQQIANMRAGLKRGFTPPKVTLDGRDKGVAEVVAAGAGEDSPFYAPFKTLPSTIPADKQAALRAEAKRVIATAVVPAHQKLQAFLRDEYIPNARVSLAAYDMPDGRAYYQSKVREFVTRDLTPEQIHAIGLSEVAKIRARMLEVMRQVKWKKDLPAFLDYLRTDPQFYAKTPQDLLNRAAWIAKTFDGKAGTYFGRLPRMRFAIKPVAPDIAPFYTSGRGGPGIYLVNTYDLPSRGLYSLPALTLHESAPGHAFQMPFAMELTDLPAYRRDEYISAFGEGWALYCEALGEDMGMYETPYETFGMLSYQMWRAARLVVDTGIHAKGWTREQAQKYLRDNTALSNHEITTEVDRYIAWPGQALSYYMGELAFLDAKAKAQKALGEKFDIRAFHDAMLSLGSVPLPMIDQRVDRFIKDGGKGPYPLP; translated from the coding sequence ATGACGATCACGCTTGCGCTGACGCTGTTGCTGGCGGCGCCCGCCGCGGCCCAGCCCGCCACCCCGCCCGCGGCGAAGAGCACGGCGGCGCGCGCGAGCGATGCGGCGTTCCGCAAGCTGTCCGAGAGCGAGTATGCGTGGCGGCGGACGCTCAACGGCCCCGACGAGGACGCGCCGGCCAGCCAGAATGCGACGCTGCCCGATGTCGGCCCGGCGGCGCAGGCGGCGATGACGAAGCGCTGGACCGAGACGATGGCGGCGCTCGACCGGATCGACCCCGCAAAGCTGTCGCCGCAGGCGCGCGACGATTACACCGTCTATCGCGGGCAGATCAGCGCCTTGCTCGCCGAGCAGCAATATCGCGAGTTCGAGAAGCCGCTCAACGCCGACACCAGCTTCTGGATGAGCGTCGGCGGGATGGCGCGCGAGACCTATCGCGACGAGCCGGCGCTGCGCCGCTACCTGTCGCAGCTCGCCAGCCTGCCGCGCTATTACGACCAGCAGATCGCCAATATGCGCGCCGGGCTGAAGCGCGGCTTCACCCCGCCCAAGGTGACGCTGGACGGGCGCGACAAGGGCGTGGCCGAGGTTGTCGCGGCGGGGGCGGGCGAGGATTCGCCGTTCTACGCGCCGTTCAAGACGCTGCCCTCCACGATCCCCGCCGACAAGCAGGCGGCGCTGCGTGCCGAGGCGAAGCGCGTGATCGCGACGGCGGTGGTGCCTGCGCACCAGAAATTGCAGGCGTTCCTGCGCGACGAGTACATCCCGAACGCGCGCGTGTCGCTGGCCGCCTATGACATGCCCGACGGGCGCGCCTATTATCAGTCGAAGGTCCGCGAGTTCGTGACCCGCGACCTGACGCCCGAGCAGATCCACGCGATCGGGCTGTCCGAAGTCGCCAAGATCCGCGCGCGGATGCTGGAGGTGATGCGCCAGGTGAAATGGAAGAAGGACCTCCCCGCGTTCCTCGACTATCTGCGCACCGATCCGCAATTCTATGCCAAGACGCCACAGGACCTGCTCAACCGCGCGGCGTGGATCGCCAAGACCTTCGACGGCAAGGCTGGGACCTATTTCGGGCGGCTGCCGCGGATGCGCTTCGCGATCAAGCCGGTCGCGCCCGATATCGCGCCCTTCTACACCAGCGGGCGCGGCGGGCCGGGGATCTATCTGGTCAACACCTACGACCTGCCGTCGCGCGGGCTCTACTCGCTGCCGGCGCTGACGCTGCACGAGAGCGCGCCGGGGCATGCTTTCCAGATGCCGTTCGCGATGGAGCTGACCGACCTGCCCGCCTATCGCCGCGACGAATATATCTCGGCGTTCGGCGAGGGCTGGGCGCTGTACTGCGAGGCGCTGGGCGAGGACATGGGGATGTATGAGACGCCCTATGAGACGTTCGGGATGCTGTCGTACCAGATGTGGCGCGCGGCGCGGCTGGTGGTCGATACCGGCATCCACGCCAAGGGCTGGACGCGCGAGCAGGCGCAAAAGTACCTGCGCGACAACACCGCTTTGTCGAACCACGAGATCACCACTGAGGTCGACCGCTACATCGCGTGGCCGGGGCAGGCGCTGAGCTATTATATGGGCGAGCTCGCGTTCCTCGACGCCAAGGCCAAGGCGCAGAAGGCGCTGGGCGAGAAGTTCGACATCCGCGCCTTTCACGATGCGATGCTGAGCCTCGGCTCGGTGCCGTTGCCGATGATCGACCAGCGCGTCGACCGCTTCATCAAGGATGGCGGCAAGGGGCCGTACCCGTTGCCTTAA
- a CDS encoding GAF domain-containing protein has product MIAVDETARQAAVDRLDLPSKRWDERLQRIAERAADIARTPIGAISVVDRSRQWMIAKRGPVDDEVPRALSFCAAAIQRPGETMVVPDAALDPRFASNPFVTGSPPIRFYVGIPLVDRAGYPLGALCVVDHAPRQQLPDLYDLSALAREAERIVTQPN; this is encoded by the coding sequence ATGATCGCCGTCGATGAGACCGCACGACAGGCTGCGGTAGATCGCCTCGATCTCCCGTCGAAGCGTTGGGACGAGCGATTGCAGCGGATCGCCGAACGCGCGGCGGATATCGCGAGAACGCCGATCGGCGCGATCTCGGTGGTGGATCGATCGCGCCAGTGGATGATCGCCAAGCGCGGTCCGGTCGACGACGAGGTGCCGCGCGCACTATCGTTCTGCGCGGCGGCGATCCAGCGGCCGGGCGAGACGATGGTCGTACCCGACGCGGCGCTGGACCCCCGCTTCGCGAGCAATCCTTTCGTCACCGGCTCGCCCCCGATCCGCTTCTATGTCGGCATCCCGCTGGTCGACCGTGCCGGCTATCCGCTGGGGGCGTTGTGCGTGGTCGATCACGCGCCACGCCAGCAACTGCCGGACCTCTACGACCTCAGTGCGCTAGCACGCGAAGCCGAGCGGATCGTAACGCAGCCGAATTAA
- a CDS encoding DUF1080 domain-containing protein gives MKGIVLGGGLLLVASAGVAQAPQGDPKATEQWSPAVPVVAPGAFAGWNAPADAVVLFDGKNLDKWSAVNTGGAAGWTVADGAFTVKKGTGNIQTKQSFGSYQLHLEYRIPANITGEGQARGNSGLFLASTGKGDDGYEMQIMDSYNNQTYVNGQLGAIYKQTPPLANPARKPGEWQTVDVTWSAPQFGADGAVTRPAYVTAYINGVLTQNHTEVRGGTVYIGKPKYVAHGRAPIKLQDHGDPSQPISYRNIWIRELKD, from the coding sequence ATGAAGGGTATCGTGCTGGGCGGCGGGCTGTTGCTCGTCGCGTCCGCCGGAGTCGCGCAGGCGCCGCAGGGCGATCCGAAGGCGACCGAGCAATGGTCGCCGGCGGTGCCGGTGGTCGCGCCGGGTGCGTTCGCCGGCTGGAACGCGCCGGCCGACGCGGTGGTGCTGTTCGACGGCAAGAACCTCGACAAATGGTCGGCGGTCAACACCGGTGGCGCGGCGGGCTGGACGGTCGCGGACGGCGCGTTCACGGTGAAGAAGGGCACCGGTAACATCCAGACGAAGCAGAGCTTCGGCAGCTATCAGCTGCATCTCGAATATCGCATTCCGGCGAACATCACTGGCGAGGGACAGGCGCGCGGCAACAGCGGGCTGTTCCTGGCGTCGACCGGCAAGGGCGACGACGGGTACGAAATGCAGATCATGGACAGCTACAACAACCAGACCTACGTCAACGGGCAGCTGGGCGCGATCTACAAGCAGACCCCGCCGCTCGCCAATCCGGCGCGCAAACCCGGTGAATGGCAGACGGTCGACGTCACCTGGTCCGCGCCGCAGTTCGGTGCCGATGGTGCAGTGACGCGGCCGGCCTATGTCACGGCCTATATCAACGGCGTGTTGACGCAGAACCATACCGAGGTGCGCGGCGGGACGGTCTATATCGGCAAGCCGAAATATGTCGCCCACGGACGCGCGCCCATCAAGCTGCAGGACCACGGTGATCCCAGCCAGCCGATCAGCTATCGCAACATCTGGATTCGCGAGCTGAAGGATTGA
- a CDS encoding response regulator: MLVEDTASHRKLYASWLRIGGYDPHVLADERSAREMAQEVRPAAIIVDIRLPNISGLDVIEGLKSDERTRAIPVMALTVLNSASDRSACLAAGADVFVTKPDRIATFLDRIAALLADVSGANAASAAR, from the coding sequence ATGCTGGTCGAGGATACGGCCAGTCATCGCAAGCTTTACGCCTCGTGGTTGCGGATCGGCGGCTATGATCCGCACGTTCTTGCCGACGAACGTTCCGCGCGGGAGATGGCGCAGGAAGTACGCCCGGCGGCGATCATCGTCGATATCCGCCTTCCCAATATCAGTGGGCTCGACGTGATCGAGGGACTGAAAAGCGACGAGCGCACCCGCGCGATCCCGGTCATGGCGCTGACCGTCCTCAACAGCGCAAGCGACCGCAGCGCCTGCCTCGCCGCCGGGGCCGACGTGTTCGTGACGAAGCCCGACAGGATCGCGACCTTCCTCGACCGGATCGCGGCCCTGCTCGCCGACGTCAGCGGCGCGAACGCCGCAAGCGCGGCTCGGTAA
- a CDS encoding glycoside hydrolase family 127 protein: protein MSSATLPMLAVPAAAQAGAGLPGSAKAFPLSAVRLRPSDYARAVDVNRAYLLRLSPDRLLHNYHAFAGLTPKAEVYGGWESDTIAGHTLGHYLSALALMHAQTGCTDCVERATYILGELARCQAAHGDGYVAGFSRKRKDGTVVNGKEIFPEIMRGEIRSAGFDLNGCWVPYYNWHKLYTGLFDIVDHIGPNEQAMAIAVALGGYIERVFASLNDEQVQVMLACEYGGLNESFAELHVRTGDARWLRLAERIYDKRNLDPLTQKVDKLANFHANTQVPKLIGLARLHEITGKPEQATAARFFWEQVTRHHSYVIGGNADREYFSGADTIAQHITDQTCESCNTYNMLKLTRHLFAWQPDGALFDFYERAHLNHIMAHQEPVNGGFTYMMPLMSGAKRAYSEREGEEFWCCVGTGMESHSKHGESIFWTGDDTLIVNLYIPADATWKERDATLGLDTVYPFDGAATLTFTRLGKPGRFPVALRVPGWAKGHEVLVNGKPADATQAGGYAIVTRRWKTGDSVTIRLPLDLRLEPTPGDAQTIAVLRGPLVLAADLGRADGDWDHPEPAMVGQDLLAAFRPVDQESAQYATAGLIRPADLTFVPFYRQYDRRSAVYFKRFTDAQWKVEEAAFLAEQARQKDLAARSVDIMHLGEMQPERDHDLTSEISYPLAYRGRNGRDARTGGFFEFTMAVKPGPLILQAVYWGEETKRSFDILVDNQRIATQTLDANKPGAFFDVDYPVPEALTKGKTKVKVRFVPHDKNTAGPVFGVRLFTAKQEPRA, encoded by the coding sequence ATGTCATCGGCGACGTTGCCGATGCTGGCCGTTCCGGCGGCAGCACAGGCGGGTGCCGGGTTGCCGGGCTCGGCCAAAGCCTTTCCGCTGTCGGCGGTGCGCTTGCGGCCCTCCGACTATGCACGCGCCGTCGACGTCAACCGTGCCTATCTGTTGCGACTATCACCCGATCGGCTGCTGCACAATTATCACGCATTCGCCGGACTGACTCCGAAGGCCGAGGTTTATGGCGGGTGGGAGAGCGACACGATCGCGGGTCATACGCTCGGCCATTATCTGTCGGCGCTGGCCTTGATGCACGCGCAGACCGGCTGCACCGACTGCGTCGAGCGCGCCACTTACATCCTCGGCGAGCTGGCGCGCTGTCAGGCGGCGCATGGCGACGGTTATGTCGCGGGCTTCTCGCGCAAGCGCAAGGACGGGACGGTCGTCAACGGCAAGGAGATCTTCCCCGAGATCATGCGCGGCGAGATCCGCTCGGCCGGGTTCGATCTCAACGGCTGCTGGGTGCCTTATTACAATTGGCACAAGCTCTACACCGGGCTGTTCGACATCGTCGATCACATCGGCCCGAACGAACAGGCAATGGCGATCGCGGTCGCGCTGGGCGGCTATATCGAGCGCGTGTTCGCCAGCCTGAACGACGAGCAGGTGCAGGTGATGCTGGCGTGCGAATATGGCGGGCTGAACGAGAGCTTCGCCGAACTGCACGTGCGCACCGGCGATGCGCGCTGGCTGCGGCTCGCGGAGCGCATCTACGACAAGCGCAACCTCGATCCGTTGACGCAGAAGGTGGACAAGCTCGCCAACTTCCACGCCAATACGCAGGTGCCCAAGCTGATCGGGCTGGCGCGGCTGCACGAGATCACCGGCAAGCCCGAGCAGGCGACCGCGGCGCGCTTCTTCTGGGAGCAGGTGACGCGGCACCACAGCTACGTGATCGGCGGCAATGCCGACCGCGAATATTTCAGCGGCGCGGACACGATCGCGCAGCATATCACCGACCAGACCTGCGAGAGCTGCAACACCTACAACATGCTCAAGCTGACGCGGCACCTGTTCGCGTGGCAGCCCGACGGCGCACTGTTCGATTTCTACGAGCGCGCGCACCTCAACCATATCATGGCGCACCAAGAGCCGGTGAACGGCGGCTTCACCTATATGATGCCGCTGATGTCGGGGGCGAAGCGCGCCTATTCCGAGCGCGAGGGCGAGGAATTCTGGTGCTGCGTCGGCACCGGCATGGAAAGCCACTCCAAACATGGCGAGAGCATCTTCTGGACCGGCGACGACACGCTGATCGTCAACCTCTACATCCCCGCCGACGCGACGTGGAAGGAACGTGACGCGACGCTGGGGCTCGACACCGTCTATCCGTTCGACGGCGCGGCGACGCTGACCTTCACGCGGCTCGGCAAGCCCGGGCGCTTCCCGGTCGCGCTGCGCGTGCCGGGCTGGGCGAAAGGGCACGAGGTGCTGGTCAACGGCAAGCCCGCCGATGCGACGCAGGCCGGCGGTTATGCGATCGTGACGCGGCGCTGGAAGACGGGCGACAGCGTGACGATCCGGCTGCCGCTCGACTTGCGGCTGGAACCGACGCCGGGCGACGCGCAGACGATCGCGGTGCTGCGCGGGCCGCTGGTGCTCGCCGCCGATCTCGGGCGTGCGGATGGCGACTGGGATCATCCCGAGCCGGCGATGGTCGGGCAGGACCTGCTCGCCGCCTTCCGCCCCGTCGACCAAGAGAGCGCGCAATATGCGACTGCCGGGCTGATCCGCCCTGCCGACCTCACGTTCGTGCCCTTCTATCGCCAGTACGATCGGCGGAGCGCGGTGTATTTCAAGCGCTTCACCGATGCGCAGTGGAAGGTGGAGGAAGCTGCCTTCCTCGCCGAACAGGCGCGGCAAAAGGATTTGGCCGCGCGCTCGGTCGACATCATGCATCTGGGCGAAATGCAGCCGGAGCGCGATCACGATCTGACGTCGGAGATTTCGTACCCGCTCGCCTATCGCGGACGGAATGGCCGCGATGCGCGCACGGGCGGGTTCTTCGAGTTCACGATGGCGGTCAAGCCGGGGCCGTTGATCCTGCAGGCGGTTTATTGGGGCGAGGAAACCAAGCGGTCGTTCGACATTCTGGTCGACAATCAACGCATCGCCACCCAGACGCTGGACGCCAACAAGCCGGGGGCGTTCTTCGACGTCGACTATCCGGTGCCGGAGGCGCTGACCAAGGGCAAGACGAAGGTGAAGGTGCGCTTCGTGCCGCATGACAAGAACACCGCCGGGCCGGTGTTCGGCGTGCGGCTGTTCACCGCCAAGCAGGAGCCGCGTGCATGA
- a CDS encoding Gfo/Idh/MocA family oxidoreductase, whose product MTIDRRSWLGGAAALAAGLGSTPVSAAARTRRRGANDRVNLAVIGAGGMGAANMANLTSQNIVAMCDVDLAHVAKSVSDPKRAALKAAYDKAEKYSDYRRMLDSRKDLDAVVIAAPDHHHAVAAKWAMQRGLHVYVQKPLTYTVREGRVLAGLARDNAKLVTQMGNQGHSGDDGRRAVEILRGGAIGRVREVQVWTNRPIWPQGVARPDAVAAPASLDWDAWRGPAPVDWGYNPIYAHFNWRGWAPFGTGALGDMGAHLVDFPVWALELGLPTRVETRHSVWGNPKNPGDGSYPLATVTYFDFGNAKGGPIRMTWYDGGLMPPTPPGMPAGARMDPGGGVLYIGEQGMLMHETYGEKPTLIGDGVAERAQAVAQTLPRIQGGMGGHEMNWIRAIRGQEAISSPFATAVPLTETMLLGVVALKAGQPIDYDGSASRVTNVADANRYLDREYRKGWEL is encoded by the coding sequence ATGACGATCGACCGGCGAAGCTGGCTGGGCGGGGCGGCGGCTCTGGCGGCGGGGCTGGGCAGCACGCCCGTCTCGGCCGCGGCGCGCACGCGACGACGCGGCGCGAACGATCGAGTCAATCTGGCAGTGATCGGCGCCGGCGGAATGGGTGCGGCCAACATGGCCAACCTGACCTCGCAGAATATCGTCGCGATGTGCGACGTCGATCTGGCGCATGTCGCCAAGTCGGTGTCCGATCCGAAGCGCGCCGCGCTCAAGGCCGCCTACGACAAGGCCGAAAAGTATAGCGATTACCGGCGGATGCTCGACAGTCGCAAGGATCTCGACGCGGTGGTGATCGCCGCGCCCGACCATCATCATGCAGTGGCGGCGAAATGGGCGATGCAGCGCGGGTTGCACGTCTATGTCCAGAAGCCGCTGACCTACACGGTACGCGAAGGACGCGTGCTCGCCGGGCTGGCGCGCGACAATGCCAAGCTCGTCACGCAGATGGGCAATCAGGGCCATTCGGGTGACGATGGGCGGCGCGCGGTGGAGATCCTGCGCGGCGGCGCGATCGGGCGCGTGCGCGAGGTGCAGGTGTGGACCAACCGTCCGATCTGGCCGCAGGGTGTCGCGCGCCCCGACGCGGTGGCCGCGCCGGCCTCGCTCGATTGGGACGCATGGCGCGGCCCGGCGCCGGTCGACTGGGGCTATAACCCGATCTACGCGCATTTTAACTGGCGCGGCTGGGCGCCGTTCGGGACTGGTGCGCTGGGCGACATGGGCGCGCATCTGGTCGACTTCCCGGTCTGGGCGCTGGAACTCGGGTTGCCGACGCGCGTCGAGACGCGGCACAGCGTGTGGGGCAATCCCAAGAACCCCGGCGACGGCAGCTATCCGCTGGCGACCGTTACCTATTTCGACTTCGGTAACGCCAAGGGCGGGCCGATCCGCATGACCTGGTATGACGGCGGGCTGATGCCGCCGACGCCGCCGGGGATGCCGGCGGGCGCGCGGATGGATCCGGGCGGCGGCGTGCTCTACATCGGCGAGCAGGGCATGTTGATGCACGAAACCTATGGCGAGAAGCCGACGCTGATCGGTGACGGCGTCGCCGAGCGGGCGCAGGCGGTGGCGCAGACGCTGCCGCGCATCCAGGGCGGGATGGGCGGTCATGAAATGAACTGGATCCGCGCGATCCGCGGGCAGGAGGCGATCTCCAGCCCATTCGCGACCGCGGTGCCGCTCACCGAGACGATGCTGCTGGGCGTCGTCGCGCTGAAGGCCGGGCAGCCAATCGACTATGACGGCAGCGCATCCCGCGTTACCAATGTCGCGGATGCGAACCGCTATCTGGATCGGGAGTATCGAAAGGGATGGGAGCTATGA